The following are from one region of the Pirellulaceae bacterium genome:
- a CDS encoding AAA family ATPase — protein sequence MYLKQVVIENAGPIQHLSFDLPFNGVLPKPLILVGPNGSGKSTLLSFIVNALIGFKQQGYEHAEVELHKVYRVRSAQFIRNGACWYHAKLQFEGGLSLDEWTLNRPRKEFEVQVSPLPVDESWKNIPEDQFNHFALTPQPAHPIQRTLSRPIQKMFEQNVVLFFPSDRFELPDWLNEQSLAQDLHFPEPTKFEGQTPRKIFSRALLKPTLEWIKAVALDKLLHEHNYPKPVTFVPGVGFVTAPMSEPVSKDGRIIDFVSKVLARILGADNDAVQFRLSHRNLGIISIDYVRSGKPETIPSLLGLSAGQAALFCAFTNVIRDFDLAGAPFDDISDIRGIVIFDEGDLHLHVDLQYRVLPELIKLFPKVQFILTAHSPLLVMGMRSVFGDDGFHVREMPSGKQIETEEFSEFNHALAAFSQTSAYDRQVLQRIQQATRPVVITEGKTDVTHLEVAWRKLYGEQPLPFDVLSCGEFGPPSADRGGAKMLRTMLHACCLHVERNVIGLFDHDTEGSEQFNSLKKDDFGDGADLTHLKHTRQPVQALLLPVPTERRNFVSTAISSCFLAMEHYYSDSVLDQFGMKGDPVVADSAVFRITKNRKTAFAETVKNLNVVEFVNFKMLFERLINLLGVSVQSETPLPTETCNSMDTNITISPTFEFGETAIEIGASAVELPDHSQLATTSFTISSIDSEANNCSERDNGNTLKDDGLSS from the coding sequence ATGTACCTCAAACAAGTTGTGATAGAAAATGCTGGTCCAATTCAGCACTTGAGCTTCGACCTTCCATTCAACGGTGTTCTACCAAAGCCGCTTATTCTGGTCGGCCCCAACGGCAGTGGAAAATCCACGCTTCTTTCATTCATTGTCAACGCACTAATTGGCTTCAAGCAACAAGGCTATGAACACGCAGAAGTAGAGCTTCATAAGGTGTACCGAGTGCGTTCTGCTCAGTTCATCCGCAATGGTGCTTGCTGGTATCACGCAAAGCTCCAATTCGAAGGAGGCCTCTCGCTTGATGAATGGACCCTGAATCGCCCAAGGAAGGAATTTGAGGTCCAGGTAAGCCCACTCCCTGTTGACGAGAGTTGGAAAAATATACCGGAGGACCAATTCAATCACTTCGCACTGACTCCCCAGCCTGCTCATCCAATCCAACGCACACTATCGCGGCCTATTCAAAAAATGTTCGAACAAAACGTGGTCCTCTTTTTCCCGTCAGACCGCTTCGAACTACCTGACTGGCTAAACGAACAATCACTTGCGCAAGATCTGCACTTTCCAGAACCCACCAAGTTCGAGGGACAAACACCTCGTAAGATTTTTTCAAGAGCCTTACTCAAGCCAACATTGGAATGGATTAAGGCTGTGGCTCTCGACAAACTGCTGCATGAACATAATTATCCAAAGCCGGTCACGTTTGTACCAGGAGTTGGCTTCGTCACAGCGCCGATGAGTGAGCCAGTCAGCAAAGACGGTAGGATTATTGACTTTGTCAGTAAAGTACTCGCCCGCATTCTTGGAGCCGACAACGACGCGGTCCAGTTCCGACTTTCGCATCGTAACCTGGGAATTATTTCTATCGATTACGTTCGTTCCGGAAAGCCTGAGACAATACCCAGTTTACTTGGTCTCTCTGCAGGCCAAGCAGCTCTGTTTTGCGCCTTTACCAATGTGATCCGCGATTTTGACTTGGCGGGCGCGCCTTTCGACGATATTTCTGATATCAGAGGAATCGTAATTTTCGATGAGGGTGACTTGCACCTACACGTTGACCTCCAATACCGTGTCCTTCCAGAGCTAATCAAGTTATTCCCTAAGGTTCAGTTCATACTTACCGCACACTCTCCATTGCTTGTTATGGGGATGCGAAGCGTGTTTGGAGACGATGGCTTCCATGTACGAGAGATGCCTTCTGGCAAGCAAATCGAAACCGAAGAGTTCAGTGAGTTCAATCACGCGCTCGCTGCGTTTAGTCAAACTAGTGCGTATGACCGGCAGGTGCTTCAGCGTATACAGCAAGCAACCAGACCAGTCGTGATTACAGAGGGAAAAACTGACGTGACTCACCTTGAGGTTGCTTGGCGTAAGCTTTACGGCGAACAACCATTACCATTTGACGTTTTGTCGTGTGGAGAGTTCGGACCTCCGTCTGCCGATAGAGGTGGAGCAAAAATGCTGAGGACGATGTTACACGCCTGTTGCCTACATGTAGAGCGAAACGTTATTGGTCTATTCGACCATGACACAGAGGGCTCCGAGCAGTTTAATAGTTTGAAGAAAGATGACTTTGGCGATGGCGCAGACTTGACTCACTTGAAGCATACAAGGCAACCGGTGCAGGCCCTGCTATTGCCTGTGCCCACAGAGCGAAGGAATTTTGTTTCTACTGCTATCTCCTCCTGCTTCTTGGCGATGGAACACTACTATTCTGATTCAGTGCTCGATCAATTCGGCATGAAAGGCGATCCTGTTGTTGCGGACTCGGCAGTATTTCGTATTACGAAAAACAGGAAAACTGCGTTCGCCGAGACTGTGAAGAACTTGAACGTGGTGGAGTTCGTTAATTTCAAGATGCTATTTGAACGTTTAATAAATCTATTGGGTGTAAGTGTCCAGTCCGAAACGCCCTTACCAACAGAAACCTGTAATTCAATGGATACAAACATAACAATCTCGCCAACATTTGAGTTTGGCGAAACGGCTATCGAGATTGGGGCGTCTGCAGTTGAATTGCCGGATCATTCGCAACTAGCGACCACTTCATTTACAATCAGTTCCATTGATTCCGAAGCGAATAACTGTAGCGAAAGGGATAACGGCAACACTCTCAAAGATGACGGTCTGTCGAGTTGA
- a CDS encoding DUF2924 domain-containing protein, translating into MSPDTKIKLAELSELSIGQLAAKYEKLFGEKCRSRNRRYVYRRVAWKMQADDEGGLSERAILRATVIAGESLLRVTPPNARKSKKEVPASIPADWDQRIPPPGQVIERHYKGKLLIVMVMTDGFEFEGERYKSLTAVARAITGSHCNGFHFFKLGQSK; encoded by the coding sequence ATGAGTCCTGATACGAAAATCAAGCTGGCGGAGTTGTCCGAGCTATCCATCGGCCAGCTTGCAGCCAAGTACGAAAAGCTGTTCGGCGAGAAATGCCGATCGAGGAACCGGCGCTATGTCTACCGCCGAGTTGCTTGGAAGATGCAGGCCGACGACGAAGGCGGCTTGAGCGAACGTGCCATTCTGCGAGCCACGGTCATTGCCGGCGAATCGCTGCTTCGGGTTACACCACCCAATGCTCGCAAGTCCAAGAAAGAAGTCCCGGCGTCCATTCCGGCAGATTGGGACCAACGCATCCCACCTCCGGGCCAAGTGATCGAGCGTCACTACAAAGGCAAACTTCTGATCGTGATGGTCATGACCGATGGCTTTGAGTTCGAGGGCGAACGCTACAAGTCGCTGACCGCAGTCGCACGTGCCATCACCGGATCGCACTGCAACGGTTTCCATTTCTTCAAACTAGGACAATCCAAATGA
- a CDS encoding protein-tyrosine-phosphatase — translation MTVNQDNAPANSIYPELARYLNERVTEFEAIPSDRKAELAKVSDYVRDRLAKSEPAKLTFICTHNSRRSHLSQIWAQVAAAFYGLNGVETFSGGTEATAFNPRAVAAMQRCGLKIVADDSAATNPRYSVYTSDSATPQVCFSKAYGDPPNPSKGYCAVMTCSQADDACPLVIGCDLRIPIRYEDPKVAEDTEFEAQRYDERSAQICSEMLYMMSLV, via the coding sequence ATGACTGTTAATCAAGACAACGCACCAGCTAACTCTATTTATCCAGAATTGGCCCGCTATTTGAATGAACGAGTAACGGAATTTGAAGCGATACCCAGCGATCGAAAGGCAGAATTGGCGAAGGTTTCTGACTACGTTCGAGATCGTTTGGCGAAGTCGGAGCCAGCCAAACTTACCTTCATCTGCACACACAATTCTCGACGTAGCCATCTCTCGCAGATCTGGGCACAGGTTGCTGCCGCATTCTACGGCCTGAACGGCGTTGAGACATTTTCAGGTGGCACCGAAGCAACGGCATTTAACCCGCGAGCAGTCGCTGCCATGCAACGATGCGGACTGAAGATCGTTGCCGACGATTCTGCCGCGACCAATCCACGCTATAGCGTCTATACCTCCGACTCTGCGACTCCGCAGGTCTGCTTCTCAAAGGCCTATGGCGATCCGCCGAATCCGAGCAAAGGATACTGTGCGGTGATGACATGTTCACAGGCCGACGATGCCTGTCCGCTTGTGATAGGTTGCGACCTACGCATACCGATCCGATACGAAGATCCGAAGGTTGCTGAAGACACAGAATTCGAAGCCCAACGATACGACGAACGCTCGGCCCAGATCTGTAGCGAAATGCTTTACATGATGTCCCTCGTTTAG
- a CDS encoding winged helix-turn-helix transcriptional regulator has product MVRTKAEAQKCCATREKLSLPDVAWAEDMAKLTWALAHPARVRIVRLLLNRTSCMCGEIVDEMTLAQSTVSQHLKILKETGLVQGEIDGPRVCYCINTRAMAKLKKLIADL; this is encoded by the coding sequence ATGGTCCGAACCAAGGCAGAAGCCCAGAAATGCTGCGCCACCCGTGAGAAGCTGTCGCTACCAGATGTCGCTTGGGCGGAAGATATGGCCAAGCTGACTTGGGCTCTGGCTCATCCGGCGCGGGTACGGATCGTGCGTTTGCTGCTCAACCGGACCTCGTGCATGTGCGGCGAGATCGTCGACGAAATGACGCTGGCACAATCGACGGTTTCCCAGCACTTGAAGATTCTGAAAGAAACCGGCTTGGTACAAGGAGAAATCGATGGCCCGCGCGTGTGCTACTGTATCAACACCCGGGCGATGGCCAAATTGAAAAAGCTGATCGCGGACTTGTGA
- a CDS encoding NADPH:quinone oxidoreductase family protein has product MIPEPLADVLSLDDVPRPQCGDGEVLIQVNYAGIQYPDALQAQGLYQMRPPLPYIPGMDVTGTVAEVGSHVAHVSKGDQVIGQLQIGGLAEFASVPGNCVWKAPPGVHLSKCANVGRNYFAAYHSLKIIGELKPGDVVLIDGASGGVGMAAIDLAKAMGVKVIAGVSSQDKAQYPRQAGADVVLTYGRDKESYKEFKNQVKVVSQELGRPHGVDCVLDMVQGDLFETALISVVRPLGRICLIGFTAGQKPIRPGMLLIKQAATVGSLWGFWAALNPEAHQQNVREILGFMQSGAFVPRVDRVFPLTDFIKAFQLFENNQGRGNTVIEVSPP; this is encoded by the coding sequence ATGATTCCTGAGCCACTTGCCGATGTGCTGTCGCTGGACGATGTGCCCAGGCCACAGTGCGGTGATGGTGAGGTTCTGATCCAGGTCAACTACGCTGGCATTCAATATCCTGATGCATTACAGGCTCAGGGTCTTTACCAGATGCGACCGCCACTACCCTATATTCCAGGGATGGACGTCACCGGGACGGTCGCCGAAGTGGGCAGCCACGTGGCGCATGTTTCCAAAGGTGACCAGGTTATCGGACAGTTGCAAATCGGCGGGCTGGCCGAATTTGCTTCAGTTCCAGGGAACTGCGTTTGGAAAGCGCCACCCGGTGTTCATCTTTCCAAGTGCGCCAATGTAGGCCGCAACTACTTTGCAGCCTATCATTCGCTGAAGATCATCGGCGAATTGAAACCGGGCGATGTGGTACTGATCGATGGTGCTTCCGGCGGTGTCGGCATGGCAGCCATCGACTTGGCCAAGGCGATGGGTGTCAAAGTGATCGCGGGTGTCAGCAGCCAAGACAAGGCACAGTATCCTCGGCAGGCTGGGGCTGATGTGGTGTTAACTTATGGCCGGGACAAGGAAAGCTACAAAGAGTTCAAGAATCAAGTCAAAGTTGTTAGCCAAGAACTGGGACGACCGCACGGCGTCGATTGCGTCTTGGACATGGTTCAAGGTGACTTGTTCGAGACAGCGCTTATTTCGGTAGTTCGACCGTTGGGAAGAATCTGCCTGATTGGTTTTACCGCCGGGCAAAAACCGATTCGCCCCGGCATGCTGCTGATCAAACAAGCTGCCACCGTCGGGAGTTTGTGGGGTTTTTGGGCCGCGCTGAACCCGGAAGCCCATCAGCAAAACGTCCGAGAAATCTTAGGCTTCATGCAGTCGGGTGCCTTTGTACCGCGTGTTGATCGTGTGTTTCCACTGACCGATTTTATCAAAGCATTCCAGTTGTTCGAAAACAATCAAGGGCGCGGTAACACCGTCATCGAAGTGTCGCCGCCATAA
- a CDS encoding DUF4405 domain-containing protein, with product MSRTTWNTLVDATAYFGLIMLASTGLMLRYQLPPGSGGLHGVGIGLEANHRPVTVVWGLSRHAWGNIHYWIALFLLGVLAVHLVLHWKWIASVMGKKTHPDASGIKFLLGIAGLVLFSLLAAVPLVVPTESAPRSQMLDVQNETQQLDSADEEKMGPANESRSIHGSMTLEEVARQSGVPVREILDRLKLPPDTASSERVGRLLRSHGLEMQSLKKVLGQDEASR from the coding sequence ATGTCTCGAACAACGTGGAACACATTGGTTGACGCGACCGCTTACTTCGGCTTAATCATGCTGGCGTCAACAGGGCTGATGTTGCGTTATCAATTGCCACCTGGGAGCGGTGGACTGCATGGAGTTGGGATAGGATTAGAAGCCAACCACCGACCGGTGACCGTTGTCTGGGGATTATCCCGTCATGCATGGGGCAATATTCACTACTGGATCGCATTATTCTTGCTGGGCGTTCTGGCTGTTCATTTGGTTCTTCATTGGAAATGGATCGCCAGCGTCATGGGAAAGAAGACTCACCCCGATGCCTCAGGCATAAAGTTCTTGTTGGGAATCGCAGGATTAGTCTTATTTTCCTTGTTGGCCGCAGTACCGCTCGTAGTGCCTACAGAGTCCGCTCCACGTTCACAGATGCTCGATGTTCAAAATGAGACTCAGCAACTCGACAGCGCAGATGAAGAGAAAATGGGTCCTGCAAATGAATCAAGATCTATCCATGGCTCCATGACGTTGGAAGAGGTGGCAAGGCAGTCGGGAGTGCCTGTCCGAGAAATACTCGATCGACTCAAATTACCGCCAGATACAGCGTCATCAGAGCGAGTTGGGCGTCTACTAAGATCCCATGGACTAGAGATGCAAAGTCTAAAGAAAGTTCTCGGACAAGATGAGGCCAGTCGATAA
- a CDS encoding DUF2252 domain-containing protein: MKTKTKEDTTGSTSPVFRSRDERIAAGKALRENVPHRCHADWNASTKRRDPIEVLRQSNEDRLPELIPIRYGRMLPSPFTFLRGSAGLMASDLADTPTTGIQVQACGDCHLLNFGLFATPERNLIFDINDFDETLPAPWEWDIKRLAVSFAVAARDIKFNDKRAKAAASECVRAYRERLREFSKMSPLDVWYDRLDAQTIIDMAPDSKIREIREELIAKAKLRIGDYLYPQISEEVAGRRRLIDQPPALFHINKELDSEYETIVQEALEDYRSSLPHERRVLFDRYSLQDIVVKAVGIGSVGTRCFVGLFFSAENQPLLLQFKQACPSVLEPYAGKSLFENNGQRVVVGQRLIQSASDIFLGWMRTRRGRDFFVRQLRDMEMSARIEEGASATQAMLYAELCGRTLAHAHAKSGDAALISGYLGKSESFDEAIGEFALAYADQNEKDHASLVDAVKDGSVQALVEDESV; this comes from the coding sequence ATGAAAACTAAGACCAAAGAGGACACAACAGGCTCGACAAGCCCAGTCTTTCGTTCGCGCGACGAGCGGATTGCTGCTGGCAAAGCGCTGCGAGAGAATGTTCCACATCGATGTCACGCGGATTGGAATGCATCAACGAAACGCCGCGATCCGATCGAAGTACTCAGGCAATCTAACGAGGATCGTCTGCCGGAGCTGATTCCCATACGTTACGGTCGAATGTTGCCTAGTCCCTTTACATTTCTACGTGGCTCTGCTGGGCTGATGGCGTCAGATCTGGCCGATACGCCAACGACTGGGATTCAGGTACAGGCGTGTGGAGATTGCCACCTACTCAACTTTGGTTTGTTTGCGACCCCTGAGCGAAATCTGATTTTTGATATCAACGATTTCGACGAAACGCTCCCGGCGCCGTGGGAGTGGGATATAAAGCGACTAGCGGTCAGTTTTGCGGTGGCGGCACGCGACATAAAATTCAACGACAAGCGAGCAAAGGCGGCAGCCAGTGAATGTGTCCGCGCATATCGCGAACGTTTGCGGGAGTTCTCAAAGATGAGCCCTCTGGACGTCTGGTATGATCGATTAGATGCACAGACCATCATCGACATGGCCCCTGATTCGAAGATCAGAGAAATTAGGGAAGAACTCATCGCCAAGGCTAAGCTGCGCATCGGTGATTATCTCTATCCACAGATTAGCGAAGAGGTCGCTGGACGCCGACGTCTAATCGACCAACCGCCGGCTCTGTTTCATATCAACAAAGAACTTGATTCGGAGTATGAGACGATCGTGCAGGAGGCACTAGAGGATTACCGGTCGTCGTTACCCCACGAACGCCGTGTACTTTTTGATCGCTACAGCCTTCAAGATATCGTCGTCAAAGCGGTGGGCATTGGAAGCGTGGGCACACGCTGTTTTGTCGGGCTATTTTTCTCTGCGGAAAATCAGCCTCTACTACTACAGTTCAAGCAAGCCTGTCCGTCCGTGCTAGAACCCTATGCGGGTAAGAGCCTATTTGAAAACAACGGTCAACGCGTCGTCGTAGGCCAACGTCTTATTCAGTCCGCAAGCGATATCTTCCTTGGATGGATGAGAACTCGGCGTGGCCGGGATTTCTTCGTGCGTCAATTGAGAGACATGGAAATGTCGGCTCGCATCGAAGAAGGTGCATCAGCGACACAGGCCATGTTGTACGCAGAATTGTGCGGCCGGACTTTGGCGCACGCTCATGCTAAATCAGGAGACGCGGCTTTGATCAGTGGCTACCTCGGTAAATCAGAGAGCTTCGACGAGGCCATCGGGGAGTTTGCCTTAGCGTACGCGGACCAGAATGAGAAAGATCACGCTTCATTGGTGGATGCTGTGAAAGACGGTAGTGTCCAAGCGTTAGTGGAGGACGAATCCGTTTGA
- the arsA gene encoding arsenical pump-driving ATPase has protein sequence MKFLEHPTRNLFFTGKGGVGKTSVACATAVKLADAGKKVLLVSTDPASNLDEVLGVTLGNHPTEIPAIATLFAMNLDPEKSAAEYRERMVGPYRGLLPEAAVKSIEEQFSGSCTLEIAAFDEFSRLLGDPTATAEFDHVIFDTAPTGHTLRLLTLPSAWDGFMEQNTTGTSCLGPLAGLQAQQKLYQESVKSLGDPAVTTLVLVARAEASALREAARTSGELAELGVRNQHLVVNGVFTAIDTSDPYAVALQQRGALALAATPASLQAFPQTIVPLSPDGILGIDSLRRLGSVDSASFANAKVEVVEHVDGLPLLSELIDGLVAQGHGVILAMGKGGVGKTTVAAAVAVAIAERGYEVHLSTTDPAAHIAAAMNDESLPTLWVSRIDPEVETAKYSAEVLRNAGANLDAQGKALLEEDLRSPCTEEIAVFRAFADAVSAGTNKFVVLDTAPTGHTVLLLDSALAYHREVTRQSSEMPEAVENLLPRLRDPNFTRVLIVTLPEATPVHEAAALQRDLRRAEIEPYAWVINQVLSPLPITDPLMKQRQSHEQKYLREVKEVQASQVAIIPWQIEPPVGLSALSRLTQENLLTSNA, from the coding sequence ATGAAGTTTTTAGAACATCCAACCCGCAACCTATTCTTCACAGGTAAAGGCGGGGTTGGCAAAACATCGGTGGCATGTGCGACCGCAGTAAAGCTCGCCGATGCTGGGAAGAAAGTCTTGCTCGTCTCGACTGACCCCGCGTCCAATCTTGATGAGGTGCTGGGTGTCACACTTGGAAACCACCCAACCGAGATCCCAGCAATAGCGACGCTATTCGCCATGAATCTTGATCCCGAGAAGTCGGCGGCTGAGTATCGCGAACGCATGGTCGGCCCTTACCGCGGCTTGTTGCCCGAAGCGGCTGTAAAGAGTATAGAGGAGCAATTCTCTGGATCGTGCACGCTAGAGATCGCAGCCTTCGATGAGTTCTCTCGCTTGCTTGGTGACCCAACTGCAACCGCTGAGTTCGACCATGTAATCTTCGATACGGCACCAACCGGTCACACCTTGCGCTTGCTCACACTACCATCGGCCTGGGATGGCTTCATGGAGCAGAACACTACAGGGACAAGTTGCTTGGGACCGTTGGCCGGCTTGCAGGCGCAGCAAAAATTGTATCAAGAGTCTGTCAAATCCCTTGGCGATCCGGCAGTAACAACGCTCGTGCTCGTAGCCCGCGCCGAAGCGAGTGCGCTTCGTGAAGCGGCTCGAACAAGTGGTGAGCTGGCTGAACTTGGAGTCCGCAATCAACACCTGGTAGTCAACGGTGTATTCACTGCAATCGACACAAGTGATCCTTACGCCGTCGCTCTGCAGCAGCGCGGCGCCTTGGCACTGGCTGCGACGCCTGCAAGCTTGCAAGCCTTTCCGCAAACCATTGTGCCGCTCAGCCCGGATGGCATTCTTGGAATTGACTCACTTCGTCGCCTCGGCTCGGTTGACTCCGCTTCCTTTGCCAATGCAAAAGTCGAGGTCGTTGAACATGTCGATGGCCTGCCGTTGCTTTCGGAATTGATCGATGGTTTGGTCGCCCAAGGTCATGGTGTCATTCTCGCGATGGGCAAAGGCGGTGTTGGTAAAACAACCGTCGCAGCGGCCGTTGCCGTGGCAATTGCAGAACGGGGATACGAAGTTCATTTGTCCACAACCGATCCTGCGGCACATATCGCAGCCGCGATGAATGATGAGAGCTTGCCGACGCTATGGGTCAGTCGCATCGATCCTGAAGTAGAAACCGCAAAGTATTCTGCTGAAGTCCTGCGTAATGCTGGTGCGAACCTTGATGCTCAGGGCAAGGCACTATTGGAAGAAGATCTTCGATCGCCGTGCACCGAAGAGATCGCTGTCTTTCGGGCCTTTGCCGATGCAGTTTCCGCTGGAACGAACAAGTTTGTAGTGCTCGATACAGCTCCCACTGGTCATACGGTTCTTTTGCTCGATTCGGCACTTGCCTACCACCGCGAGGTCACGCGCCAGTCAAGCGAAATGCCCGAGGCTGTTGAGAACCTGCTACCACGCTTGCGAGATCCAAACTTCACTCGCGTTTTGATCGTCACGCTGCCCGAAGCGACTCCGGTTCATGAAGCCGCTGCCTTGCAGCGTGACTTGCGACGCGCCGAGATCGAGCCCTATGCATGGGTCATCAATCAAGTGCTTAGCCCTTTGCCCATTACTGATCCGCTGATGAAGCAGCGTCAATCGCACGAGCAGAAGTATTTGCGAGAAGTCAAAGAAGTACAGGCCAGCCAAGTAGCGATCATTCCGTGGCAGATCGAGCCTCCGGTTGGTCTGAGTGCCCTCAGCCGACTGACTCAAGAGAACTTGCTTACCTCGAATGCGTAA
- a CDS encoding recombinase family protein, whose protein sequence is MNRKKQEEDRSRIRCAIYTRKSTEERLDLEFNSLDAQRDAAESFIASQKSEGWVCLPKRYDDGGFSGGNLDRPAYNELMKDIEAGEIDCVIVYKVDRLSRSLFDFAQTMKAFDASGVSFVSVTQQFNTTNSMGRLTLNILLSFAQFEREIISERISDKIAAQRQKGLWCGGQQVLGYDVDRSSTSPKLVVNAQEAEMVREIFDSYLSLQSLLPVVQKLDQLGWANKTWLTRKGRYKGGRPFDKCSLHALLTNVIYAGKIRHKDQIYDGQHEPIIDRSVFDRVQTQLKEHGRGNGNRLVNRHNALLKGLLHCPPVDTPWCTALPRR, encoded by the coding sequence ATGAATCGCAAGAAACAAGAAGAAGATAGAAGTCGCATCCGTTGTGCGATCTACACTCGCAAATCCACCGAGGAGCGGCTGGACCTCGAATTTAACTCGCTTGACGCTCAACGAGACGCGGCCGAGTCATTCATCGCTAGCCAGAAGTCCGAAGGCTGGGTCTGCCTGCCCAAGCGCTATGACGACGGAGGGTTCTCTGGTGGCAACCTAGATCGACCGGCCTACAACGAGTTGATGAAGGATATCGAGGCGGGAGAAATCGACTGTGTCATTGTTTACAAGGTCGACCGACTAAGTCGCTCGCTATTCGACTTCGCCCAAACCATGAAAGCATTCGATGCCTCCGGAGTTTCCTTTGTCTCTGTGACTCAGCAGTTCAACACGACCAATTCGATGGGGCGATTGACGCTGAATATTCTGCTGTCGTTCGCACAGTTCGAGCGTGAAATCATCAGCGAACGCATTAGCGACAAGATCGCCGCTCAGCGTCAGAAGGGTTTGTGGTGCGGTGGACAACAAGTGCTCGGCTACGACGTCGATCGCTCTTCGACTAGCCCGAAACTGGTCGTCAACGCACAAGAAGCGGAGATGGTGCGAGAAATCTTTGATTCGTACCTAAGTCTGCAGTCGCTGTTACCGGTGGTCCAGAAACTAGATCAGCTTGGCTGGGCCAACAAGACCTGGCTGACTCGCAAAGGCCGTTACAAAGGCGGTCGACCATTCGACAAGTGTTCGCTGCACGCGTTGCTAACCAACGTCATTTACGCTGGCAAGATCAGGCACAAGGACCAGATCTACGATGGCCAGCACGAGCCGATCATCGATCGGAGCGTATTCGATAGAGTGCAAACTCAATTGAAAGAGCACGGACGTGGTAACGGTAATCGTTTAGTCAATCGCCACAATGCGTTGCTGAAGGGTCTGCTTCATTGCCCACCTGTGGATACGCCATGGTGCACTGCCCTACCAAGAAGATAA
- the arsD gene encoding arsenite efflux transporter metallochaperone ArsD → MKTVQIYDKPMCCSTGVCGPDVDPVLPRFAADLDWLKNQGHSVERYSLAQQPQAFIENKAIHHLLSTAGTDCLPVVVVEGEIVSQTVYPSREDLARLVAGSPAKQLLPVSNAGGCCGTSGCC, encoded by the coding sequence ATGAAAACTGTACAAATCTATGACAAACCCATGTGCTGCTCGACAGGCGTCTGTGGTCCAGACGTTGATCCCGTGCTGCCAAGATTCGCAGCGGACCTCGACTGGCTAAAGAACCAAGGCCACAGCGTCGAGCGCTACAGCCTCGCACAGCAACCACAAGCCTTTATCGAAAACAAAGCCATTCACCATCTGCTGAGCACTGCGGGAACCGACTGCCTGCCAGTCGTAGTGGTTGAGGGGGAAATCGTCAGCCAAACCGTTTATCCATCGCGCGAAGATCTAGCACGCTTGGTTGCCGGTTCGCCAGCGAAACAACTTCTGCCTGTTAGCAATGCTGGCGGATGTTGTGGGACCAGCGGCTGTTGCTAG
- a CDS encoding zinc ribbon domain-containing protein, translated as MVHCPTKKISKVYRYYVCQTAIKRGHSQCRTGSIPAPAIEAAVVESLKCIVDDEGVRRAVFEQSEQLLQQHQQRHDLQLRQLTSQRSRDEAELKRIATEGETGDLNDARRQDLKTRLAKTQARIAEVEKDFEHLKQCRFGRSDVEEAVSDFDRLWAILRPKERVQLMELLVSRVQYDRFEGALSISYHPTAISALIQNDEEAA; from the coding sequence ATGGTGCACTGCCCTACCAAGAAGATAAGCAAAGTCTATCGCTACTATGTTTGCCAAACCGCCATCAAACGTGGGCACAGCCAGTGTCGCACGGGTTCGATCCCCGCGCCGGCGATTGAGGCAGCTGTCGTCGAATCACTGAAATGCATCGTCGACGACGAGGGCGTGCGACGAGCCGTTTTTGAACAATCGGAGCAACTTCTACAGCAGCATCAACAGCGGCACGACTTGCAATTGCGCCAACTAACCAGTCAACGCTCACGGGATGAAGCCGAACTAAAACGTATAGCCACGGAAGGCGAAACTGGCGATCTCAACGACGCGAGACGCCAAGATCTAAAAACGCGGCTCGCCAAGACGCAAGCCCGGATAGCTGAGGTTGAAAAAGACTTCGAGCATTTGAAGCAATGTCGTTTCGGTCGGAGTGACGTTGAAGAAGCGGTAAGCGACTTCGATCGACTCTGGGCTATCCTTCGCCCGAAAGAGCGCGTTCAACTGATGGAGTTGCTGGTCTCGCGAGTTCAATACGATCGATTCGAGGGAGCCCTATCGATTTCGTATCATCCAACCGCAATCTCTGCACTAATCCAGAATGACGAAGAGGCTGCTTAA